TCAGGCAAGTCATGTAAGTTTAAGAGATTTTATGAAGGCCTTTTGCAAGGGTCCTGTTTCTTCCTTAAATACTGCAAACACGTGGTGTTGGGGTTGCAACTCAAACAAATTACTGATCACTTATTACTTCAtctaaaatataattaattgCCTTTTATTCTCCGACAGAAGGaattaaacaacaaatcacttccacccatccattttccaaTAAATGCCTCTGTGTCATAGCTTAAATGTCATTTGCCTACACCAAGGtgttacacaaaaataaacaacacttAAGACCTCTGCTGTCCACaataaaatatgttattttcaCTTGAAGATGCATTGTGCGTATCAGACGGTTTGTGTATAAGCTGAATAGCGCTCAGTTACGTGACAGTCAATATGTCTCCCTGTTATTCTTCTACTGGCTGTAGCAGCTTTTCATGCTTTTAAGTAGAGAAGTTAATCCAGCAGAGAACTAGAAAGTGTTCCCCGTGGTTTGTCCAAATGTCTTCAGTAATGGATAGGTCCTTTAAGCCCCCAGAAGTGTTGTTAAGCACAGCTCTCACATGGGTATATCACTGCAAAACGTAAAAACTTTCATTAGAATGCATCTGGACGGATTTCTTTTGGGAGACATTTTTCGCTTTTTGCAATCTTAGATTTGAAAAAGTTTCATTATCGTTTGAAGGCCAGCTGTAAGAAAACAGACCTTGAAAGTATTTTGTTACttgatgtgaaactgaagaCTCACCAGGGGAAAATTCATTTTTAGGAAAGGCAAATTTTGTCACAATGTGAGCTTTGCAAAAACAGCATCCTGTCAGTCTGCCCACACAGACATTGGGACACAATTTCTCCCACTTAACATCCATACTTTTGGTTCTTGACAGCAATACTTAATATTAACAACGCTTCATGAGCCTGTGTTGGATGGTGACGAATTTCCTAACTGTAAATTAAGTATCATGTGACGTTTTTTTAATGCTGATAGTGCTGTGGAGCAATGCTCTTACCAGAAGAAAAACTGTAAGAAGCAAGCATGGATGTAGACAACGTGTGAtttaaacagcttttaaaaattggttttgcaaatgttttagtAGGAAATTTGATTGCTACACCTCAAAGACAGACCCAATCTGCTttggtgagaaacactgaacacaaacatttgtttataaGAAAACTCCACTGGCTACCTTTGAAATTCAATGTTTGTATTGATATTAAATGAAATGGAGATATGTGTTTGCATTCAGacaaatgtgcagtgaaataGAACCATGTAGTAATGTGTGCCCATGGTTACTCACACACCATCATCAtgacaaaaaatacaatttccAAAATGGATGCTAATTATTAGTAATCAAGAAGACTAATGAGCGATAATCAAGGCAGATTCATTTCCTCTCCCTACTCATAATTTTAGTTTATCCATAGTACCCGTCTTACCCCATTGCATGCATCACTTGCCAATCAAGACGTTTTACTTCCGTTTTATATCATCAATGACTAATTAAgaccaaacttatcagaaatCAAAATGGACACTTACaccagtgtgataagaactgcgtaaaatgacagaattcATCTTTGACGTGTAGCTTGGTTAATGTCCCTTCCTCTAACATGGAAGCAGAGGAATTTGTGACctgtactggagccagccaccagggggcaatcaaAAGGtttcctttttcacttttctttagCTCTTATGTCATCGGTCTTATTCAGTGACCAAGGCTAAAAATAGTATCAGTTGTTATGGTTTCTTAATAGGATAGTGTCCTAATTTGAAGGGTCAAAAGGAAAGTGCTGCATTAAATATTCGAAAATAACTGCATTCAAGTGAATTGGCACTGAGTGCAATCAGCACACATCAATGACATGAGGCTGTGAGTCTGCACCTTTAGTTGAGCTATAAGTCAAGATTAAAGGGGAACTCCAAAGATTTTACATATCATAGTCTGTTTACATGTGTTGAGGAGAACTACTGCATCAGTGAAAAAAGCTCATATAAAGTATTTTGTAGTtccagagggagctgtgtgAAACCTGTCAGAAACTCATCCTTTATACTCTACCATAAGAAATTGTTTCTCTTGTGAAGCATGAAGGGACCACACCTTGCATAATGAACCTTGAAcctttattttttgcttgaaacAAGCACATTTGTTTGCCGGTGCTGTAAgggatttcttttaaaaaaaaaaaaaagtcttaaagtAATATCAAAAAAGGCTACTTGTTTAAtggtgtttttaattaaatcacaaGGCAATTAATACCCACTGATAGGAaatgaaacacttaaaaaacaagatgagtattatttttgtttctgtattccAAAACTCCTCACAGGTAAGACCTATGTAGGCCCACCACATTATGATCAACGAAATGTGACAGGCTGAAACAATGAACTCAAAAACTCCccaaaaagtttttgtttggaAACTTTTGAACTTGAAATAACTGCAGCTATATGGtgagcacatacagtataaagtTCACTACCTAATAATATACATAAGAAATGGATGAATAGATCTAATAAATGAGATCCCATGGTAGAAGTGAGCAGTGTGTCCGTGCAGTAGAAAGACCAGAAATCTACCACTTGTGTGAGTAACGTCTATGACtaagacagcagaaacaaacttccttcctctgtcctcacataacaaaaaaaaaaaaaaaaagttttaacaggaaaaaggaaTGACATCAAAACTCTAACTCCATTTTCCCAGGAGCATCACTTTTGAAAGTTCTGGTTCCAGTTGTGGTGAAGAGAAGGTTTTTGTTAGCTCACTGAACATCTTGACATTTAGACAAAAATCCTCTCAGCAGTTAGGAGACAAAAAGCAAGCTGCTGATCTGTAACCCGAGTCCTCCGCTGTCACTCTGTTCTGCTCGATATAACAGAATCAATTTTGTGAGACATGAAGTGGTAGATGGTATGAAAACTCGAGCCTCAAGCCAAACAGGGGCTGATAGGGTGCTGTACTTTAGGGCGCAAAACTCTATTGCCACTGGTGCAGGCGTTACTGGATGTGATGAAGGAAAACGCTTTGCTATTTGctactgattattttaaataaatgaagtcGAATGAACACGATATCACTGTAAcaactgatggatggatgttgagGTTTGTGTTgataaaatctgaatttgaatttgactGTAAGTAAACTAAATTCACTATAGACTGCACTCGTTTACATGGCTGCATTTAACATCCACACTGACAGCATCTCCTCCTGCCCTCATCTGATCTGATCCGCCTCCTCCCTAaagcagaggtcagaggtcactgacTAGGGGTCAGTGGATGGCCAGAGAAATATCAAGGGGGCCATTCATATCATCTTTATACAGTTTCACACAGAGGTCTCCATAACCACTGGGCAATGCAGTTGAAGGCCCTGGAAAAAGCAGattttgtgatttcatttgttgGTCTAAATGTACTATGTGACCGAGCAGAGTCAGAGGAGGTCGGAGGAGTAAGATGGAGAGACCAACGAATGGAGAATGTAAGAGAGAAGCATGAGTGAGAACATAAGAGGAGCTGAGCTGAAAAGAAGAGGGAAGGGGTTTAAGTTCCTGTCCGTTTATTAGGAACAGAGTATTACCGTGGAAAGAAAGGGTTAAAAGAACATTTcctcactaaaaaaaaaagagtgataTGGCAGGTGTCCACCTGTGGCCATGACATGGTGATTTGACATTATAAAGTCTACCGCAGcacactatgtagacaaaagtattggtattgggctgtttttcagaggttgggctctgctcctgacttccactgaagggaaatcttaatgcttcagcacaccaagacattttggacaatgttgtgcttctaactttgtggcaacagtttggggaagacccttttctattccagcatgactgtgccccaatgaacaaagcaaagtccataaagacatggttggatgagtttggtgtggaagaactggactggccctcacagagtcctgacctcaaccccatcaaacacctttgggatgaactggaacagagactgtgagccagacctttgagtccaacatcagtgcctgacctaACAAATGCTCAACAAAGGATTTAAGAAATACTGAGTCCACAAGTCCCGATCCAAACCTCAATGACCACGTGCCATTAAAGTCCATGTTTGCAATATTTTGATTGTATTTATTAACCGTTCAATTATGCTGCCTGTAGGATTCATCTCCCGACATGAAGTTAAGCTGTTTCCTGATAACATCCCTGAAGGGATGATTTACAACTGGCTGTGTGTGCTCGTTGGATATTTGCTTGAGTTATTCCATTCAAAGGACTTTAGACTTAAGAGTCTGGTACAATTTTACTACTGAGcctgacaacactgacataacACATGTATTCTACTGTATGGATTTTCTCTGAAACCAAGAGGATAGACAGCACCTTTTGTCTTCGGTGGGTATTTTGGGGTTTTCAGgcccatcttttttttttaagaaaatgcctcttatttttctcactcaaaagaaaaaaaaaaacactgctgcacAAATTGTAAGCTATGCCATCACTGAACATGATGTGATTATCATTagtattattgttatcattaaaaaaacttttgctacattcatttccttttcctcaaACTTTCATTCTGGGGTAAATCTaacaaagaataaaacacagttttttttttttttctggggagAAAGTTTAATCCTTGTCATGGTGAACATGGTGAGTCCAGAGCTGCTGACAGATTGCTGTATGATACATGAAAACTAACACCAGAGATCACAGCCCTGTTTGGGTCACATATCGCACAGAGGCTACTCAAAACAAGATATCTGAATATAGGCTACTGACTGAACTCCTGTTCATCACTATCACAATGCATCATTAGTAACTTACATGactaaaaaacagaaactcCACTCAGTTTGGGAAACCAAATACAGTGCCAATGGTCCAAGACAGCCCAATCAGTATTTGTTAGGTCAAACATCTATCACCAGAGTTAGCAGTGTCTTTGACAGTGCTGCTCGGTCTGACAAGGCATCACAGCACAAGATAAGAATGTGGTGTTGTGCCTGGTGAGGAAAGCTATTTAACAGGGCCTGTCTGGAGCCAAAATAATGCAGAGTATGGGCTCTTAAGCTGAGTGGCATTTCCTGGTAACTCTGTGGCAGTGAAAAGTAGCATGATATTGTTGGAAGAGTTTTCAAGATGCAGGCATGTACAGCTGGTCACACCGTATCATTTTTAGTACAACAAATGGTACTGATGAAAGCTACAATCTATATGCACGATTACAAAGCCTTACTCTGTCAGCATTTCAGACGACTGCATGAAATGGTCAGATTCAGGTGAGCACCATCAGTATGTGtgactgcaaacaaaaaaaaaagaaaaaaaagaaaaatacctcAAAAAGTTTTGACATATTGCAACATTGGGCAAGCAGTGATCCTGCAGCTTGAAATCTCCCTTTAGCACAAACCTAACAGAAATTTAGATTTGAATTATTATCAAACATCAACACTAATATTCGGGTGAGCACCTGCTTGCTCGTGGAAATGTGGTTAAAACAATGCATAACAACAGCTGTGTATGTGCTGTCACGTGTCTGTCATTACAGCGATGCATTTGTTCCATATAtaatttaaagtgcacaactGTGATGAACCGCGCATGACACAAAGTAAGTCACATGTTGCATTTATGAAATAAATCCATCATTCTCAGTGTGAGGCCTGAAATGTTTCAAGTTGACTTATGATGATTTTTACATATCATCCACCCCCCATATCTGGAAAGTTCAACACCcataaaaaatatgattaaaaaaaaaaatcacagtgcAATAAATTCTGAGAAGATTCATCCAAAATAATTTCCCCTTTGACTCGAACaatttcctcttctgtttcctaCAGAGCTTAAAAAAACACTAAAGAGggtgtttttattcttcacatCAGTGCCGCACTACAACTGTGCTCCAGCAGGGGGTGCCATTACACTGATATATAAAACAAGAATGTGGGAACtgtgaagacagaaaaggacCTGTGTCTCTAACCCCCCTCCCCACGAAGCTGTAAACAAAATTACTCCTGACTGACTACCACAGAGGAAGCCATTTCCTTATTGATGTACACACAGTTATGAATTATATTAATGTGGTCTATTCTTTTAACTATAATTTCTTGCAGGAGGAGACCAGACTTAGATGCCGAAAGTGTAACAGTTAGAGAATCTGGGTTCATTTCTCCTTCATTTAAGGAGAAAATGGCTCCCTAATTTTAGGTATCAGGGATATTATGTAACTCATTCAAAAATAACTATTATAATCTCCAAAACTGCTGAATTGCAAAACATATttactaaaaaaagaaaagctgtccTATCCTTTGACCCAGAGGTGATCAGCATCTTAAATGCCTGAAAAGTTGTTTCAGTTCtgacatttaatatttacaatactcatcaaatgtttaatttgacaGTTCAACTCGTTCCTTGCATCAAAGCGCTGAGCCTTGCCGTGGTCCGTCTGTCCAGCCAGGCCGAGCCTCTGAGTTGCATTACGGGGGAATGAACAAAAATTAGACTTCTCTCGTGGCTTGACTTTGGTACGGAAACTTAATCAAGTTCTGAGACACGTACACTAAAATCATCCACAGTGGATCACTGGCTCTAGTGTTTAGTGTCAAAACATTAAACAAGCGTATGGAATTTGATGACCTAGGATGTAAACACAAAATTTcactcttgttttattttaaataggGAAATAGGGAAAGCAATCCCATATTTTAAGGCAGCACGTTTGgatttcaatttcaaatctccaaaacaacacagacatttaGAGTTACTTTAAAATAACTACAATTAGCTTTTAATGGTAAGATgatattctttattctttttgtcaacaaatcccatgtgCAGACCCAAACCAACAATGAAGGTATCTTCCTGCACACAAGTACTGTGTGGGTATCAACATCTGATAGATGTCCAAAATTagtaaaaacacatcagtgagccacactgttcACTGGGTGACGTGATCCTGTATCACCAtgaacgaacacacacacacacacacacacacacactgaaattatACCCTATCCCACATACATTGTTCTGCTGCAACAAACACTCAGTAGAGCACCAAACATGGATTAATCCACTGCTGCAAAAAAAGTGAAGAATTAAACATTACATTCGTACgtgttttgaaacatttaaagacTTCGGTGGGAATTAATAGGCATTGTTggtttttggtcttttaatgagatttgttgacaacagaatacaacataaaatatagACTATTGCCAGCATGTCACTTTGGAGGCAGCTCTGAAACACAGCACGTGACACTGTTAAGGTCTCAGTATGCCTCGGCCCGAAGTGCTTGTCAGATCATCTAACGAGGTCCTTCACACAGTGTTAAAACAGCTGAGTCTAACCGAGACGTTATTGGCCAATAAGAAGGAGAATGTAATTGTTGTTATTGCTCCAATAATGGCATTTTAGTTGCTCATTCTAATAATGTCTGgtcttcagtttgtttgaagCATACAGAGGTGTTTAGCATTCAGCACTGGAAAGGACGACAAACCAGCAACACAACCGGATGATTTTGGCGTCCAAATTCTTTCAACTGTGCGGGGATAAAGTTGACTAACAGGTCGTGTAGTGTACTCATTCACACTGTCTTCAAATGTTCCCATGGTAACAAACAGCCACAGCAGCCTCCTGTaaagtgcagcagcagaagcaaagCCCCATTCCACGACAGGAGGTTTGAGAGAAAGAACTGAGTAGCAGTCACTTCCTAAAACACCTCCTTGTAATGCTGCTCCCTGGTGACCATTACCAGCgaaataaactgtgttttttcctctctgaacgTATAGATGCCTTCAGGATACAACTGCCTGACAGCTTGCTAGTGTTTGATGCTACACATGAGTCCCGAAGACATAACAGCCACAGCTGAGATTTATGTTTTGAAGCCTACGGCAAAgtaggaaaagaaagagagattttACCTCTGACAGTTAGTTTGCAATGCTGCATCgccaggaaataaataaatctcaaaaTTTGTGGGTTGCCATTTTAGGATAAGGGAAGCTGTCTTTCTcaagtgaaaaactgaaaaccttCCTCTTCCAAACTTCATAAACCCCAGAAATATAAGATAATCAACCCGAGCTGAGTTTCCAGCCATCACAAACACCAAATCAATTGTCTCATACCGGGAGAGCCTGGAAGGACGAAAACTTGGTAGAGGCGACATGAGGACTGTCTCTCCACACTGGAAGCGTAATGGTTCTTTGTAGACTTCTGCGCTCAGCACACTTCATGGTGACCACGGTCAGTCGATGAGGGGTATTCCAAACTTCATGACCTCAGAGTAACGTCGGGGATGAACTCGTATTCAAAGTTTTTTGCTCTTTATGTCTTGTCTcaccctcccccccccccctccacatctttttttttttcctcctcgcACGAATTGCAGCGTCTCTTTTGGAGGCACGAGAGTTGGTGAAAAGAGGCATCCAATGCAACGCGATGAGaagtgtttgactgtgtgtgtgtgtatgtgtgtgacagagaggtGGTGGGGGGGAGGGTTTGGTGTTACCATATGTGGGATTCACAGTGAGTCATTTTAATGACGCCTACCCCTCCTCCCAGCCGACGGTAGTTCATTCCGCCGTACAACCTggaaagagtgagtgagaatCAAGTGATGTACTTCTCGTggattaggaaaaaaaaaaaagatccttaAAAGTAAAGTGTTCACATACAAATGAACGTGAACATGGCAGAACAGACGAGGAAGACTGAGGAAATTAACTGGGGCTTCTGTGATGGACAGTTTCAAATGGCTGCCTAATATGTTTTGTTGTGGAATATACTGTGACTTTCTTCACGTGATGTAAGTGATAGCTAAATAATTTATATGATGTTTGATGATAACGAGGATGCAGTGATATGATTTTTAGAAAGCGGCACGTACCTCCACGTGTTAGCATCAGGGTCGTAGACTTCTATAGTTTTGAGATACGTCGTCCCGTCAAAGCCTCCCACTGCCATCAGCTGACCATTCACCACAGCTAAGCCCACCTATGGATACACACCCGTTCACACGTCAGCCTCGTGCACTGATTAGATTACGTCACACTTCAactacacacatttttaaacacacacacacacatacacaaatgctCACCCCGCTTCGTCTGGATGTCATGGCTACTACAGGAGACCACTGGTTGGTCCTGGGGTTGTATCGCTCTGCACTGCTCAGCTCTGTGGTGTCGTCTCTCCCTCCAACAGAGTAAATCATGTCCTGGTAGACCGCACAGCCCAGGTGCTTCCTCCTGGTTCCCATGGGAGACACCGTGTGCCAGCGGTTCTCTTGAGGGTTGTAGCGTTCCACTGACaaggtgagaaagagaaagaaagaagagggaaattaaatgacaaaaatgaaaatgactacAGTGAACATAGAAGTTCCTTCGATAGAACACTCAAACcaatgtctctgtgtgtgacattttcctGAGGTTCATTCCTCAAACTCTGTGTTCTGAGATTTTATGCACATGTGACACTCAAGCATTACATACACAAAAAGCCTCAGTACCATACCTGTATTTAAAGGTGACGTCCCATCAGACCCTCCTACAGCGTAGAGGAACCCCCCcagcacagccacagccacaccCAGTCGCCTGGTGCTCATGGAGGCCACACGAGTCCATTTGTTCTCCTTAGGATCATACCTGAAGCAGAAGAACCATGCCACCATTCTATAAGATAAAGCTACTGCATAGCATTACATTACTAATGAAAGAATCAATGCAACAAGGCTATCTTTGTCCTATCTTTAACAAATGATTGTTTAAACATTTAGTTTATGGAAAGCCTCAAAAAATTTTGCCAGTTCATCTAAGTACAGTTGGCTGCAGTCTGCAGTACTTGGCAGAGCTCAATGTGTCTACACTGACCGTCTTAATTCACACATTATTAAGCTGAGGTGCAAGCTATTAATATGCTATTAGAATTCACAAGGCTTTCATTTGAACAACTATTTTAGTGTACTGTGTTAAACAATATAATTGggcaaactgaactgaaagattAACTAGTTCATTGCTCTCCATACACTCCATAGACAACTACCAGTGCGACACCCCAGGCATCCCATCACAATCCACAATTAGCAAGTTGCAGGCTGAAGGTTTGAATTTGTTGGTTTAATCTGAGCtctaaaacaacagcagctgtttgatCATAGAAACAAGAGTTCTGACAATTACCTTTCTACAATGTTGAGACAGGAAACCCCATCCTGTCCCCCTACTGCATACAAATAACCACCAAGGACAGCCACACCCACGCTGGTACGGCAAGTGCTAGTGGGGGCCACGTCGCTGCTCCACTGATTGGTTTTCGGATCATATCTGGAcgagagagatgaaagaaagagaatcgataatataaataaataaacaaataaacaaattttaattCCAGGTCATTTTCATTTAGCCAAGTGGAAAGGCAACGGGAGCAAGAACCACAGTATAGAAAGAGAAGAACGTAAATCGTAAGGGATCCTTAACCTCTCCACAGAGTTGAGGTACGATGAGCCATCATGACCTCCCACTGCATACAGCAAGTCATCCAGAACACTGACGCCGACTCCACACCGCCGCTTACTCATCGATGCCACCATCCGCCACTCGTTGGTCTGAGGATCGTAACGCTCCACACTGGAAATAGCATCACCGCTGCACCAACCACCAACTGCAAGACATGGAGACATGGGAGAGCacacaaatattaaattattagaAGAATGATACAAATGAGGACACGAAAATATACTTTTTACAATCCCCCACACTGGCGATGGTGTCTAAACATGTCTACATAGTTGATTCATTTATTGCCTGAAGGTACTGACCTGCAAAGAGTACCTCTCCACAGCGGATGGGTTTCCTTGGCCGGGTTCTGGGGCCCTGCATCAACGGCCTCTCCTGCGGCAGCAGCAGGTAATTCTTAGCTTCATCCACCAGGTctctgaaacaacagaaaaacagtgagataCAGTAGATTATGTCGAGGTAAAGGTTTCTCCTCTCAaaattcagaagaaaaacagaaaagtctcATATGACAATTCAAAGGAATCCACCAAATTCCCGGACCCAGGTCAGCACCAGCAGCAACCCACCTGCACTCCTCGTCACTCTTAATGAGAGGGTCTGACCCGACAGTGCCCACCAGGAACTTGGGGCTGAGCAGCGGCAGACGGACGTGCTGCAGGACCTGCAGAACACAACACACTATTATCAGTCCCCGAGTGCTCTTCTGCTACATGTTAACACAATTTACAATTATTATTTACagcttaatttaacatctgtaaatatcatttgtaaattgtgttatagtttctgcctacactggatgcacactaaagcacatatccatctgtatagtatgttcatagtacttagaaaccctgtatattatgacaataatctgtatatcatgtttatagtatatctgtaacacctgtacataccctgtatatactgtaaatgactgtatacctggcacttactgcttattgcacttctggttagatgccaaactgcgtttcgttgcattgtacttgtacatgtgtaatgacaataaagttgaatctaatctaatgttAAGCCCAAAGTAACGCTGAGTGCTGTGTGTGCCTTGATTGTACAACAATATTAGGAACTGCTGTAGGACACTGGTTCAGCCACAAACCTGAGGCAGCTGCGGTCTGCGTTCCTGGATGCTGTATTTCACCCAGGCCATCACAGCGTTGAAAACCTGCTCCTCGCTCCGCACATTGAGCTCATCACTGGAAATGATGTCAATCAACTGGTTGGCAGGCAGCAGCATGAACTCTTCACTTTCCATTACCTAAGACGACAGAGCAGTCCAGTCAGTCAGCAGCTCTGCCACTCAGAGAACAGGAGATTCTATTTCTCCTCAACCGATAAATCCATCATTTTCAAAAGCATGCGTTCACCACAGGGTTGTTATCATCACAAGGCTAACTGCCTTCCTCttcatttgaacatttaaagTTCAACTCAGCTGGGTAAAAGTCACATCACTTAATACTGTGATTTTTATATTAGGGCAGCTTTggggtgcagtggttagcactgtcgtctcacagcaagagggtttcaggttcgactcaggtttgcatgttctccctgcacctgcgtgggttttctctggcaCTCCAGCGccctcccacaataccaaaaacatgcacattaggttaactggaCATCTAAAGTATGTCATAAAATATCCAACCAAAGATGCAatgcatccagaaagtattcacatcacttcactttttccatattttgttatgttatagtctcattaaattaatttttttccctcaaaattctacacaaaatacttcataatgacaaagtgaaacttAGTTTGagcttgatttttttgcaaatgtattaaaaaatgaaaaacaaaaaatgtaacatgtacataagtattcacaccctttgccacTCAAAACtcagctcaggtgcatcctgtttacattgatcatccttcagaggtttcacaacttgagttgagtcctcctgtggtaaattcagttgattggacatgatttggaaaggcacacacctgtctaagccctcacagttgacagtgcatgtcagagcacaaaccaagagagagaggagaaccttcaagaaggacagccatttctgcagcactccaccgGTCAGGCCTGcatggtagagtggccagaaggaagccactcctcagtaaaatgcatatgaacgCCTgtctggagtttgccaaaaggcacctgaatGACTCTCAGatcacaagaaacaaaatgctctgggctgatgaaacaaagattgaactctttggcatgaatgacaagcatcATATCTGGAGGAAAacaggcactgctcatcaccaggtcaataccattcctactgtcaagcatggtggtggtagcctcatgctgtggggatgttttgtggcaccaggaactgggagactagagaaagatgatgaagatgaagatgatgatggtcaagagaaagatgactgcagcaatgtacagagacatc
This portion of the Scatophagus argus isolate fScaArg1 chromosome 13, fScaArg1.pri, whole genome shotgun sequence genome encodes:
- the klhl20 gene encoding kelch-like protein 20 isoform X2, with the protein product MPYVSDKHPRQTLEVINLLRKHRELCDVVLVVGAKKIYAHRVILSACSPYFRAMFTGELAESRQTEVVIRDIDERAMELLIDFAYTSQVTVEEGNVQTLLPAACLLQLAEIQEACCEFLKRQLDPSNCLGIRAFADTHSCRELLRIADKFTQHNFQEVMESEEFMLLPANQLIDIISSDELNVRSEEQVFNAVMAWVKYSIQERRPQLPQVLQHVRLPLLSPKFLVGTVGSDPLIKSDEECRDLVDEAKNYLLLPQERPLMQGPRTRPRKPIRCGEVLFAVGGWCSGDAISSVERYDPQTNEWRMVASMSKRRCGVGVSVLDDLLYAVGGHDGSSYLNSVERYDPKTNQWSSDVAPTSTCRTSVGVAVLGGYLYAVGGQDGVSCLNIVERYDPKENKWTRVASMSTRRLGVAVAVLGGFLYAVGGSDGTSPLNTVERYNPQENRWHTVSPMGTRRKHLGCAVYQDMIYSVGGRDDTTELSSAERYNPRTNQWSPVVAMTSRRSGVGLAVVNGQLMAVGGFDGTTYLKTIEVYDPDANTWRLYGGMNYRRLGGGVGVIKMTHCESHIW
- the klhl20 gene encoding kelch-like protein 20 isoform X1, which produces MDAKPMRRVTSARQDATGMDITSRCTLGDPNKLPEGVPQPARMPYVSDKHPRQTLEVINLLRKHRELCDVVLVVGAKKIYAHRVILSACSPYFRAMFTGELAESRQTEVVIRDIDERAMELLIDFAYTSQVTVEEGNVQTLLPAACLLQLAEIQEACCEFLKRQLDPSNCLGIRAFADTHSCRELLRIADKFTQHNFQEVMESEEFMLLPANQLIDIISSDELNVRSEEQVFNAVMAWVKYSIQERRPQLPQVLQHVRLPLLSPKFLVGTVGSDPLIKSDEECRDLVDEAKNYLLLPQERPLMQGPRTRPRKPIRCGEVLFAVGGWCSGDAISSVERYDPQTNEWRMVASMSKRRCGVGVSVLDDLLYAVGGHDGSSYLNSVERYDPKTNQWSSDVAPTSTCRTSVGVAVLGGYLYAVGGQDGVSCLNIVERYDPKENKWTRVASMSTRRLGVAVAVLGGFLYAVGGSDGTSPLNTVERYNPQENRWHTVSPMGTRRKHLGCAVYQDMIYSVGGRDDTTELSSAERYNPRTNQWSPVVAMTSRRSGVGLAVVNGQLMAVGGFDGTTYLKTIEVYDPDANTWRLYGGMNYRRLGGGVGVIKMTHCESHIW